A single genomic interval of uncultured Desulfobulbus sp. harbors:
- the gdhA gene encoding NADP-specific glutamate dehydrogenase, producing the protein MEHILATVLQRDPDQEEFHQAIAEFLATVAPVLEKHPEFRKFALLERLVEPERMIVFRVPWMDDQGEVQVNRGYRVEMNSAIGPYKGGLRFHPSVNLSVIKFLAFEQVFKNSLTTLSLGGGKGGSDFDPKGRSDTEVMRFCQSFMAELFRHIGEDTDVPAGDIGVGAREIGYMFGMYKKLQNKFTGALTGKGIGWGGSLIRPEATGYGVVYFASEMLALRGQTMEFKRCLISGSGNVAQFTAEKVLQLGGKVMTMSDSSGYIYDEEGIDFAKLEFIKQLKNVERGRIQRYCQQYPRAVFVPVDPALNYNPLWQHPADCALPAATQNEINDQDAFHLIEGGVKLVCEGANMPCMPEAIALLQEQNVLFGPSKAANAGGVAVSGLEMAQDAMRISWSREEVDTRLRAIMENIHRTCLDAASAYGQGGDYLAGANIAGFVKVANAMLDQGVV; encoded by the coding sequence ATGGAACACATTTTGGCCACAGTTCTTCAGCGTGACCCCGATCAAGAAGAGTTTCACCAGGCAATCGCAGAATTTCTGGCAACTGTTGCCCCTGTACTTGAAAAACATCCCGAATTTCGTAAATTTGCACTGTTGGAACGGTTGGTCGAACCGGAACGGATGATCGTTTTTCGCGTCCCGTGGATGGATGACCAGGGGGAGGTCCAGGTGAACCGCGGCTACCGGGTGGAGATGAACTCCGCAATCGGTCCCTATAAGGGCGGTTTGCGCTTTCATCCCTCGGTCAACCTCTCGGTGATCAAGTTTTTGGCCTTTGAGCAGGTCTTCAAGAACAGCCTGACCACCTTGAGTCTCGGCGGCGGCAAGGGCGGCTCGGATTTCGATCCAAAAGGCCGAAGCGATACCGAGGTAATGCGATTTTGCCAGTCCTTCATGGCCGAACTTTTTCGGCACATCGGCGAAGATACCGATGTGCCGGCCGGTGATATCGGCGTGGGGGCGCGGGAGATCGGCTACATGTTCGGTATGTACAAAAAATTGCAGAATAAATTCACCGGCGCGCTCACCGGAAAGGGGATTGGTTGGGGGGGCAGCCTGATTCGACCGGAAGCCACCGGCTACGGCGTTGTCTACTTTGCCTCGGAGATGCTGGCGTTACGCGGCCAGACCATGGAGTTCAAGCGGTGCCTGATATCCGGATCCGGCAACGTGGCCCAGTTTACCGCTGAAAAGGTGCTGCAGCTTGGGGGCAAGGTCATGACCATGTCCGACTCTTCGGGATACATTTACGACGAAGAGGGCATTGACTTTGCCAAGCTCGAATTTATCAAACAGCTCAAGAACGTTGAGCGTGGACGCATTCAACGCTACTGCCAGCAGTACCCGCGGGCGGTCTTTGTTCCGGTTGATCCTGCGTTGAACTACAATCCCCTGTGGCAGCATCCGGCGGATTGCGCCCTGCCCGCAGCGACCCAGAATGAGATCAACGACCAAGACGCCTTCCATCTCATAGAGGGTGGGGTGAAACTGGTCTGCGAAGGGGCAAACATGCCCTGCATGCCCGAGGCAATCGCCCTTTTGCAGGAACAGAACGTGCTCTTCGGGCCATCCAAGGCGGCCAATGCCGGCGGGGTGGCCGTGTCCGGGTTGGAGATGGCCCAGGATGCGATGCGGATCAGTTGGAGCCGGGAGGAGGTGGATACACGGCTGCGCGCCATCATGGAAAACATCCACCGCACCTGTTTGGATGCGGCCTCGGCCTACGGGCAGGGCGGAGACTACCTTGCCGGAGCCAATATTGCCGGATTTGTCAAGGTTGCCAACGCCATGCTTGATCAAGGAGTGGTATGA
- a CDS encoding molybdenum cofactor guanylyltransferase: MIVQDSCPEEVWGCVLIGGKSRRMGTPKHLIMQDGQTWVERTVTLLQQMLPRVVIVGGGELPASLHTLTRVPDVPAIGGPLAGILAALRAFPRVSWLVVACDQPDMRAEAIAWLLACREPGVLAVMPDIAGTGRVEPLLAYYDRAILPLLETMAAQGHRRMNRLQSYPGVKTPTPPSHLHDSWHNINTPDALAQVTGCLSPLSHRQG, encoded by the coding sequence GTGATTGTCCAAGATTCGTGTCCTGAGGAGGTTTGGGGCTGCGTACTGATCGGCGGCAAATCCCGCCGCATGGGCACTCCAAAGCACCTGATCATGCAAGACGGCCAGACCTGGGTCGAACGGACAGTGACGCTCTTGCAACAGATGCTGCCCAGGGTGGTCATTGTTGGTGGGGGCGAATTACCGGCATCACTGCACACTCTTACTCGCGTGCCTGATGTCCCCGCTATCGGTGGGCCGCTTGCCGGCATTCTGGCCGCGCTCCGTGCTTTTCCCCGTGTTTCATGGCTGGTCGTTGCCTGTGATCAGCCGGATATGCGTGCGGAGGCGATCGCCTGGCTCCTTGCCTGCCGTGAACCCGGGGTGCTCGCGGTCATGCCGGATATCGCCGGCACCGGACGGGTCGAGCCCCTGTTGGCCTACTATGATCGGGCAATCTTACCGCTTCTTGAAACCATGGCGGCCCAGGGGCATCGGCGCATGAATCGCTTGCAGTCGTACCCGGGGGTAAAAACGCCGACTCCTCCTTCACATCTTCACGATTCCTGGCACAATATCAATACACCCGATGCGTTGGCACAGGTAACCGGGTGTCTCTCCCCACTTTCCCATCGGCAAGGATGA
- the hisS gene encoding histidine--tRNA ligase: protein MKIQAINGFKDILPETAIRWRHIEQCARDIFERFGMREIRLPILEKTELFVRSIGEATDVVEKEMYTFVDKGLTMRPEATASIMRAFIEHGLHVQRPVQRLFTIGPMFRHERPQKGRLRQFHQLDAEIIGAQEPQIDAELITMGQMLLDTLGIKVSLEINSLGCPVCRPPYKERLVQYLEQRSDQLCEDCRRRTHTNPLRVLDCKKDACKAVVADAPSLLDALCPDCDQHFLEVRQSLDTLQVPFTINRFMVRGLDYYTRTTFEFLTTDLGAQAAVGAGGRYDGLIEQLGGPALSGIGFAMGLERIALLMEQQDESQLPLESMDVFVAALGKVPLTFCSQLTQALRRHGIKAAIDYSGRSLKAQLKQANRINARFSLIIGEEELSNQQGILRNMATQEQQPFDLSGTDTQQSERLQAALR from the coding sequence TTGAAGATTCAAGCGATTAACGGTTTTAAAGATATACTGCCGGAGACAGCCATTCGTTGGCGGCACATTGAACAGTGTGCCCGGGACATCTTCGAACGCTTCGGAATGCGTGAAATCCGGTTACCTATCCTGGAAAAGACCGAGCTGTTCGTCCGTTCCATCGGCGAGGCCACCGATGTGGTGGAAAAAGAGATGTACACCTTCGTCGACAAGGGACTGACCATGCGCCCCGAGGCCACCGCCTCCATCATGCGGGCCTTTATCGAACACGGACTGCATGTGCAGCGTCCTGTACAACGGCTTTTCACCATCGGCCCGATGTTTCGTCACGAGCGCCCGCAAAAGGGTCGGCTGCGTCAATTTCACCAACTCGACGCCGAGATTATCGGTGCCCAGGAACCGCAGATCGATGCCGAGCTGATCACCATGGGCCAGATGCTTTTGGATACACTGGGGATCAAGGTCAGCCTGGAAATCAACTCCCTGGGCTGCCCGGTCTGCCGCCCTCCGTATAAGGAACGTCTGGTGCAGTATCTTGAGCAACGCAGCGACCAGCTCTGCGAGGACTGCCGCCGCCGCACCCATACCAATCCGCTCAGGGTACTCGATTGCAAAAAGGACGCCTGCAAGGCAGTGGTGGCCGATGCACCTTCCCTGCTTGACGCCCTCTGCCCCGACTGCGACCAGCATTTTCTCGAGGTACGTCAGTCCCTGGATACCCTGCAGGTGCCTTTCACCATCAACCGCTTCATGGTCCGCGGCCTGGATTACTACACCCGCACCACCTTCGAGTTTCTCACCACCGACCTCGGCGCCCAGGCGGCGGTCGGTGCCGGGGGCCGCTACGACGGACTGATCGAGCAGCTCGGTGGCCCTGCGCTTTCGGGCATCGGCTTTGCCATGGGCCTGGAACGTATCGCCCTGTTGATGGAACAACAGGACGAAAGCCAACTGCCGCTGGAATCCATGGATGTCTTCGTCGCGGCACTGGGCAAGGTACCGCTCACGTTTTGCAGCCAGCTCACCCAGGCGCTGCGCCGGCATGGGATCAAGGCGGCCATTGATTACAGCGGCCGCAGCCTCAAGGCCCAGCTCAAACAGGCCAACCGGATCAATGCCAGATTCAGCCTGATCATCGGGGAAGAGGAACTGTCCAACCAGCAGGGTATTTTGCGCAATATGGCCACCCAGGAGCAGCAGCCCTTTGACCTGAGCGGGACCGATACCCAGCAAAGCGAACGTTTGCAGGCAGCCCTGCGCTGA
- a CDS encoding arginyltransferase — translation MTGRERGKDGMPSRMFENLERYFVNAVAECPYGQNEPAIYHQAVLGPVDELTMGELLAHGYRRNGNCMYNMRCPNCSLCVPIRLRADRFRPNRNQRRVWKKNQDVSVEITPLTMSRENLALLQRFLSTRFPTGRSSAESYYAGFFITTISRCFEVRYTVGEELLGVAVVDAAPGWLNAVYFFFDPEQGWRSPGTLNILTLHHICRKHGMEYLYLGYWIDGHRAMSYKSAFRPHELLLDGAWQEQG, via the coding sequence ATGACCGGAAGAGAACGGGGGAAAGACGGGATGCCATCGCGCATGTTCGAGAACCTTGAGCGCTATTTTGTCAATGCCGTGGCTGAATGTCCCTACGGCCAGAATGAGCCGGCGATTTATCATCAGGCTGTGCTCGGGCCGGTCGATGAGCTGACCATGGGGGAACTCCTGGCCCATGGATATCGCCGCAACGGCAACTGCATGTACAACATGCGCTGTCCCAACTGTTCCCTGTGCGTCCCGATACGCCTTCGAGCGGATCGGTTTCGTCCCAACAGGAACCAGCGGCGAGTATGGAAAAAGAATCAGGACGTGAGCGTGGAAATCACTCCCCTGACCATGTCACGCGAGAATCTGGCCCTGCTGCAGCGTTTTCTCTCGACCCGTTTTCCCACTGGCAGGAGCAGCGCCGAGAGTTATTATGCCGGTTTTTTCATTACCACAATCAGTCGTTGCTTTGAGGTGCGCTACACGGTTGGTGAGGAGCTTCTGGGCGTGGCCGTTGTCGATGCCGCCCCCGGCTGGCTCAATGCGGTCTACTTTTTTTTTGATCCGGAGCAGGGATGGAGGAGTCCGGGAACGCTCAACATCCTCACCCTGCATCACATCTGTCGCAAACATGGCATGGAGTATCTCTATCTGGGGTACTGGATCGATGGGCACCGGGCGATGAGCTACAAGAGTGCCTTTCGTCCCCACGAGTTGTTGCTCGACGGGGCCTGGCAGGAGCAGGGTTGA
- a CDS encoding MucR family transcriptional regulator has product MSKSLVEMTAEIIQSQIGSKQMSTEEIKAALNDTFQTLKSLQDSESVGIESEQEESSPVIDPKKSIQRNKIICLECGQEFKMLSPKHLKSHGLNSKEYRKKYGFSARQPLCAKALSEKRSQSGKERGLPDNLRKAIEARTKDPNKKK; this is encoded by the coding sequence ATGAGTAAATCACTCGTTGAAATGACCGCTGAGATCATCCAGTCTCAAATCGGCAGCAAACAAATGAGCACCGAAGAAATAAAGGCGGCACTTAACGATACATTTCAAACCCTTAAATCACTTCAGGATTCCGAATCAGTTGGAATTGAATCGGAGCAGGAAGAAAGCAGCCCGGTCATTGACCCCAAAAAATCGATCCAAAGAAATAAAATTATCTGTTTGGAATGTGGCCAGGAATTCAAAATGCTCTCTCCCAAACATCTAAAATCACACGGTCTCAACTCAAAAGAATACCGAAAAAAATACGGATTTTCCGCAAGACAGCCTCTCTGCGCCAAAGCTTTGTCTGAAAAACGTTCTCAATCCGGTAAAGAACGCGGCTTGCCGGACAATCTCCGTAAAGCGATCGAGGCGCGGACCAAAGATCCCAACAAGAAAAAGTAA
- a CDS encoding nitronate monooxygenase family protein, giving the protein MKLPELKIGSLIAKIPIIQGGMSIRVSTSALAVPVAECGGIGTIGGSGIPVPELQEDIRKAKNATKGIIAVNIMYAMRDFYELVMGSIEAGADMIITGAGFSRDIFKIGKKFNIPIVSIVSSPGLAKLAEKLGAAAVIVEATEAGGHLGTETPLRELFPSIRKVVSKIPLIAAGGITDGYDMAEMMDKYGADGVQIASRFVLSKECSVSEKFKQAYLNAHKDDIVLVTSPVGLPGRAVKTGFVEKMLRGDDISTDKCAFKCLKKCSYKYCISERLHNALVGDVENGLVFSGANTFKMKEILSVQEIFDRFVQAAESVYKEQVPQT; this is encoded by the coding sequence ATGAAACTGCCAGAACTGAAAATTGGATCTCTCATCGCCAAAATTCCCATAATTCAAGGGGGAATGTCCATTCGTGTATCCACCTCGGCCCTTGCTGTGCCGGTGGCGGAATGCGGTGGAATCGGCACCATCGGCGGCTCGGGAATACCGGTGCCGGAGTTGCAGGAGGATATCCGCAAGGCCAAAAATGCGACAAAGGGTATCATCGCCGTCAACATCATGTATGCGATGCGTGATTTCTATGAACTGGTCATGGGGTCGATCGAGGCGGGAGCCGATATGATCATTACCGGTGCCGGTTTTTCCCGGGATATTTTCAAGATCGGAAAAAAGTTCAATATTCCGATAGTTTCCATTGTTTCTTCTCCAGGCTTGGCCAAACTCGCCGAAAAGTTGGGCGCTGCGGCCGTGATCGTCGAAGCCACTGAGGCTGGCGGACATCTGGGTACTGAAACGCCTCTGCGCGAGCTTTTCCCCTCCATTCGCAAAGTGGTTTCCAAAATTCCGCTGATTGCCGCCGGTGGCATCACCGATGGCTATGATATGGCCGAGATGATGGATAAATACGGTGCCGATGGGGTGCAGATTGCCTCGCGTTTCGTCCTGAGCAAGGAGTGTTCGGTCTCTGAGAAGTTCAAACAGGCCTATTTGAATGCGCACAAGGACGACATCGTTCTCGTCACCTCCCCGGTTGGCTTGCCCGGGCGGGCGGTGAAGACGGGGTTTGTGGAAAAGATGCTGCGCGGAGATGATATTTCCACCGATAAATGCGCCTTTAAGTGCCTGAAAAAGTGCAGCTATAAATACTGTATCAGTGAGCGGCTCCACAATGCCCTGGTGGGCGATGTGGAAAACGGGCTTGTCTTTTCTGGTGCCAACACCTTTAAAATGAAGGAAATTTTGTCGGTGCAGGAGATTTTCGATCGTTTCGTCCAGGCCGCGGAATCGGTGTACAAGGAACAGGTGCCGCAAACCTGA
- the aspS gene encoding aspartate--tRNA ligase translates to MESMGALRRTHTCNDLDATCLEQETILMGWVLRRRDHGGVIFIDLRDRWGITQVVFNPEVNAEVHAKAHQLRSEWVIAVRGRVCKRPDDMENAKLATGAIEVLVDELRILNTSETPPFPLDEDIEISDTLRLQYRYLDLRRPEIAKNLILRHQAIQTVRNYLNENQFLEIETPMLTRSTPEGARDYLVPSRVHAGKFFALPQSPQLFKQILMVAGMDRYYQIVKCFRDEDLRADRQPEFTQIDMELSFVTEEEIITIVEGMIKTLFKAARDLDLAPPFNRMTYDEAMRRFGTDRPDTRFGLELVDLTESLRGCGFKVFNTVIDNGGVVKAINAKGCGAFSRKDLDDLTDYAGRFGARGMAWIKIKEDEWQSPITKFFSEQEIAAMAQALDAQPGDLILFGADKSKVVHQVLAELRLELARRLNLVDGNSFNFLWVTDFPLLEYDEEQKRFTAVHHPFTAPFEDQLDLLESDPGAVKSRAYDLVLNGNEIGGGSIRIHSPLMQEKVFKALGIESEEAQEKFGFLLRALELGAPPHGGIAFGVDRLMMLLTGSSSIRDVIAFPKTQKATCPLTEAPSSVARKQLTELHLRPDWKEKP, encoded by the coding sequence ATGGAATCTATGGGCGCGCTTCGGCGCACACACACATGTAACGACCTGGATGCGACCTGTTTGGAGCAGGAAACCATCCTCATGGGCTGGGTCCTTCGCCGCCGCGATCACGGCGGCGTTATCTTTATCGACCTTCGCGACCGCTGGGGCATCACCCAGGTGGTGTTCAATCCTGAGGTCAACGCCGAAGTGCATGCCAAGGCGCATCAGCTGCGCAGCGAATGGGTCATTGCCGTACGCGGGCGGGTCTGCAAACGCCCCGACGATATGGAGAACGCCAAATTGGCCACAGGCGCCATCGAGGTTTTGGTGGATGAGCTCCGTATCCTCAACACCAGCGAAACGCCCCCCTTCCCCCTGGATGAGGACATCGAAATCTCCGACACCCTGCGCCTGCAGTACCGTTACCTGGATCTGCGCCGCCCCGAGATCGCCAAAAATCTCATTCTCCGCCACCAGGCGATCCAGACCGTTCGCAACTATCTCAACGAGAACCAGTTCCTTGAGATCGAGACCCCGATGCTGACCCGCTCCACCCCGGAAGGCGCCCGCGACTATCTGGTGCCGAGCCGTGTCCATGCCGGAAAATTCTTTGCCTTGCCGCAGTCACCGCAGCTGTTCAAGCAGATCCTGATGGTGGCGGGCATGGACCGCTACTACCAGATCGTCAAATGCTTCCGCGACGAGGATCTCCGCGCCGATCGGCAGCCCGAGTTCACCCAGATCGATATGGAACTCAGCTTTGTCACCGAGGAGGAGATCATCACCATCGTTGAGGGCATGATCAAGACCCTGTTCAAGGCTGCCCGCGATCTCGACCTGGCGCCGCCCTTCAACCGCATGACCTATGACGAGGCCATGCGCCGCTTCGGCACGGATCGGCCCGATACCCGTTTCGGCCTGGAATTGGTCGATCTCACCGAGTCGCTGCGCGGTTGCGGATTCAAGGTCTTCAACACCGTCATCGACAACGGCGGGGTGGTCAAAGCGATCAATGCCAAGGGTTGCGGTGCTTTTTCCCGCAAGGATCTGGATGACCTCACCGACTATGCCGGACGTTTCGGTGCCCGCGGCATGGCCTGGATCAAGATCAAAGAGGATGAATGGCAATCGCCGATCACCAAGTTCTTCAGCGAGCAGGAAATTGCCGCCATGGCCCAGGCCCTGGATGCCCAACCCGGCGACCTGATCCTTTTCGGCGCCGATAAATCCAAGGTGGTGCATCAGGTGCTTGCCGAACTACGCCTGGAACTGGCCCGTCGCCTTAACCTGGTCGACGGCAATTCGTTCAACTTCCTCTGGGTCACCGACTTTCCGCTGCTCGAGTATGATGAGGAGCAAAAGCGCTTCACCGCCGTGCACCATCCCTTTACCGCCCCCTTTGAAGACCAGCTCGACCTACTCGAAAGCGATCCCGGTGCGGTCAAAAGCCGGGCCTACGACCTGGTTCTCAACGGCAACGAGATCGGCGGCGGCTCCATTCGTATCCATAGCCCGCTGATGCAGGAGAAAGTTTTCAAAGCCCTGGGGATCGAATCCGAGGAGGCCCAGGAAAAATTCGGATTCCTCCTGCGCGCGCTCGAACTCGGCGCTCCGCCCCATGGCGGCATCGCCTTTGGCGTGGATCGCCTGATGATGCTGCTCACCGGCTCCTCCTCAATCCGCGACGTGATTGCCTTCCCCAAAACCCAGAAGGCCACCTGTCCGCTCACCGAGGCCCCCTCCTCGGTGGCCCGCAAGCAACTCACCGAGCTCCACCTGCGGCCGGACTGGAAGGAAAAGCCCTGA
- the queA gene encoding tRNA preQ1(34) S-adenosylmethionine ribosyltransferase-isomerase QueA, protein MIDYIYQLDAYDYELPPERIAQAPEKQRDQSKLLVLEADRAAPEHRQFADITEYLRPADLLVVNSTKVFPARLLGHKESGGKAELFLLHFPREVAGQNTGSSWQEATATALVKSSKRPKIGSSLFFGDHLRARIDGINGEGKVDVTLQYQTGDDESLEDILQHHGQVPLPPYISRPQGSSPDDIDRYQTRYAKQTGSVAAPTAGLHFSDGLLAQIRAKGVRIASVVLHVGYGTFAPVRTSDIREHRIHREWVELTATTAELINQTKAEGGRIWAVGTTTVRTLEFAAAENGMVRPMTGECDLFIYPGYSFQVVDNLITNFHLPKSSLLFLVSALAGRERILAAYQEAIALGYRFFSYGDAMALLSAP, encoded by the coding sequence ATGATTGATTATATCTACCAACTGGATGCCTACGATTACGAGCTCCCCCCGGAACGAATCGCCCAGGCGCCAGAGAAACAACGGGATCAATCCAAGCTCTTGGTTCTCGAGGCGGACAGGGCAGCGCCGGAACACCGCCAATTTGCCGACATCACCGAGTACCTGCGCCCTGCCGACCTGCTCGTGGTCAACTCGACCAAGGTCTTCCCTGCCCGGCTGTTGGGCCACAAAGAGAGTGGCGGCAAGGCGGAACTGTTCCTGCTCCACTTTCCAAGAGAGGTTGCCGGACAAAATACCGGCTCATCCTGGCAGGAGGCAACAGCGACCGCCCTGGTCAAGAGTTCCAAGCGACCAAAAATCGGCAGCTCCCTGTTCTTTGGCGATCACCTGCGAGCCCGGATCGATGGCATCAACGGAGAGGGCAAGGTGGACGTCACCCTGCAGTACCAAACCGGGGATGATGAATCGCTTGAAGACATCCTGCAGCACCACGGTCAGGTCCCCCTGCCGCCGTATATCAGCCGGCCGCAGGGCAGTTCACCCGACGATATCGACCGCTATCAGACGCGCTACGCCAAACAGACGGGTTCCGTTGCCGCCCCCACAGCCGGACTCCACTTCAGCGACGGATTACTTGCACAAATTCGCGCCAAAGGAGTGCGGATCGCAAGTGTTGTCCTGCACGTCGGTTACGGCACCTTTGCCCCGGTGCGGACCAGCGATATCCGCGAACACCGGATTCACAGGGAATGGGTGGAACTCACCGCCACCACCGCAGAACTGATTAATCAAACCAAAGCTGAGGGCGGACGAATTTGGGCCGTGGGCACCACCACGGTGCGAACCCTTGAGTTCGCGGCCGCCGAAAACGGAATGGTCAGACCGATGACCGGAGAGTGCGACCTGTTCATCTATCCCGGGTATTCGTTTCAGGTTGTCGACAACCTGATCACCAACTTTCACCTGCCGAAATCCTCGCTTCTTTTCCTTGTCTCGGCACTTGCGGGAAGAGAGCGCATTTTAGCCGCTTACCAAGAGGCAATAGCCCTCGGCTATCGCTTTTTCTCCTATGGCGACGCCATGGCCCTTCTCTCTGCGCCCTGA
- a CDS encoding FmdB family zinc ribbon protein — translation MPVYEYECSGCKKIFEIQQRIADAPLAVCPECGAPVRKMISRSSFQLKGGGWYSDGYSSCSKGVGTSSNGSSSSEGGGSCSAGGGCCQCPAAH, via the coding sequence ATGCCTGTCTATGAGTACGAGTGTAGTGGGTGCAAAAAAATTTTTGAAATTCAGCAGCGTATTGCAGATGCCCCCCTGGCAGTTTGCCCCGAGTGTGGAGCTCCGGTGCGCAAAATGATTTCCAGAAGCTCGTTTCAATTAAAAGGTGGTGGCTGGTATTCCGATGGCTACAGCAGCTGTTCCAAAGGTGTCGGCACATCTTCCAACGGTTCGAGCAGTTCCGAGGGCGGCGGCTCTTGTTCCGCGGGCGGCGGCTGTTGCCAGTGCCCGGCCGCTCACTGA
- a CDS encoding 1,4-dihydroxy-6-naphthoate synthase produces MTDLAPLSLGFSPCPNDTYIFNALVHSLVQPRTVSLQPPILADVETLNEWALQGRLDVSKLSFHALGHVLDQYELLAAGSALGRGCGPLLITGLTASDKPLDQWKVAIPGRLTTAALLLRLYHPGCEDLHVMRFDQIMEAVLQGQVDGGVIIHESRFTYQAFGLRCVQDLGEWWESTTGLPIPLGCIVARRSLPEEMRADISAAICASIHWADAHPKECLPYIRQHSQEMEPEVVNSHINLYVNQYSKDLGEEGLQAVRELLRRGAAIGLFPQGAHRL; encoded by the coding sequence ATGACTGATCTTGCCCCTCTTTCCCTGGGCTTTTCCCCCTGTCCCAACGATACCTATATTTTCAATGCCCTGGTACACTCTCTGGTCCAGCCCCGTACCGTTTCCTTGCAACCGCCGATTCTTGCGGATGTGGAAACGCTCAACGAGTGGGCGCTCCAGGGACGCCTGGATGTGAGCAAACTCTCCTTTCATGCCCTGGGCCATGTACTGGACCAGTATGAACTGCTGGCTGCCGGCTCGGCCCTGGGACGGGGCTGCGGGCCTTTGTTGATCACCGGGCTCACAGCAAGCGATAAACCGCTTGACCAGTGGAAGGTCGCCATTCCCGGCCGCCTGACCACGGCGGCCCTGTTGCTGCGCCTCTATCATCCGGGATGCGAGGATTTGCATGTCATGCGCTTTGACCAGATCATGGAGGCTGTCCTCCAGGGGCAGGTTGACGGCGGTGTCATTATCCATGAAAGCCGTTTCACCTACCAGGCGTTTGGCCTGCGATGTGTCCAGGATCTGGGGGAGTGGTGGGAGTCAACCACCGGCCTGCCCATTCCCCTGGGGTGCATCGTTGCCAGGCGATCACTGCCCGAGGAAATGCGCGCCGATATCAGCGCGGCCATCTGCGCCAGTATCCACTGGGCAGACGCCCATCCCAAAGAGTGCCTGCCCTATATTCGCCAGCACAGCCAGGAGATGGAACCGGAGGTGGTCAACAGTCATATTAACCTCTATGTGAATCAGTATTCCAAGGATCTTGGCGAGGAAGGACTACAGGCGGTGCGGGAGTTGTTGCGCCGAGGTGCTGCGATTGGCCTGTTTCCGCAGGGTGCCCATCGTTTGTGA
- the mqnB gene encoding futalosine hydrolase, translated as MLLVTAATRFEMEAFVSCCPSTAGWRSMLTGIGPVEAAVQMTAHLAQTVDPVHAVLNFGVGGAYIRSSGGADILDLCLADCEILGDLGICSGEEIEPLRGEALEVLDTFPLTCSEIEQAANLLADFDIPFHRGAFVTVNCVSASRRRGEHITRQHQAICENMEGAAIARVCRHFHLPLIELRCISNLVEDRNTQHWRLREACQRCGQVVAQVVEGLTHD; from the coding sequence ATGCTTCTCGTCACCGCTGCAACCCGCTTTGAAATGGAGGCCTTTGTCTCCTGTTGCCCGTCTACCGCAGGGTGGAGGTCGATGCTGACCGGTATCGGACCGGTGGAGGCGGCCGTGCAGATGACCGCACATCTTGCGCAGACTGTCGATCCCGTGCATGCCGTGCTCAACTTCGGTGTGGGCGGCGCCTACATTCGCTCATCAGGCGGTGCGGACATACTGGATCTCTGCCTGGCGGATTGCGAAATACTCGGTGATCTGGGGATCTGTAGCGGAGAGGAGATAGAGCCGTTGCGCGGTGAGGCGCTGGAAGTACTCGATACCTTTCCCCTGACCTGCTCGGAAATCGAACAAGCCGCGAATTTGCTTGCAGATTTCGATATCCCCTTTCATCGTGGCGCCTTTGTCACGGTCAACTGCGTCAGCGCATCCAGGCGGCGCGGTGAGCACATTACCCGTCAACACCAGGCTATCTGCGAGAACATGGAAGGAGCGGCGATTGCGCGGGTCTGTCGTCATTTTCATCTCCCTTTGATTGAATTACGCTGTATATCCAACCTGGTCGAGGACCGTAATACCCAGCATTGGCGCCTGCGTGAAGCCTGCCAGCGTTGTGGGCAGGTAGTGGCCCAGGTTGTTGAAGGATTAACGCATGACTGA